From the Sebastes umbrosus isolate fSebUmb1 chromosome 23, fSebUmb1.pri, whole genome shotgun sequence genome, the window GTACCTTTACGGCACTACGTCACACACCACCAGCTAGCCAGTCAGCTAAGAAGCTAGCTCGGTATTCTCATTACGGACATCATGGCGGAGGCTGTAACCTTATCTGTGTCATCCCCGTCTCACAGAGTTGTGTAGTTTTTCCGTATGCCAAAAGACTCATTCAAAAACTTAGCAAACTATGTACATGGGCTGAAAACGCTTGTAGTATTTCAGCAAAACTAAAGCTTTTTgtcattcttttttattattctttctaGTGTATGATAGACCATATCTGTGTAAAATCCTGTAATATTGCTCTACCCTATCAGGCGACATGGTTCTTTGGCTTCTGACGTCGTATTTGCCAGTTCCAAAGGGGCGCCAAATCGCAAAAAATACCAATTCTTGCATAATGTTGCTGTAATAGGGACAATAGTATGAGTAAGTTCTTAATGCTCTACAGAAATACTATACAgaaataatgtatatttataggatttattaaaaatgtaatttcattattatttatgatgttttattatgttttaataagtgggaggaaaccggaatACCCGGAGTGATCCCACGCCAGAGCTGGACTTCACGTCCAGTTGAAAACCGGAGCCGGACTTCACGTCCAGTTAAAAACCGGAGCCGGACTTCACGTCCAGTTAAAAACCGGAGCCGGACTTCACGTCCAGTTCAAGGCCGGAGCCGGACTTCACGTCCAGTTCAAAGCCAGAGCCGGACTTCACGTCCAGTTCAAAACCGAAGCCGGACTTCACGTCCATTTCAAAACCGGTGTTGATGTTTCCCTGCTGGTCAGCTGGACCAGTCGATCAGTTCTTGTATTGTCGGCGGTGTTTTGGAGTGACAAACTTCTTGAATCTCCTCCACAGAGAAGGCCTCTGATGTGTTTCAGGAATCTTCTCTGGAGCGTTGTCATCTCTGATGTCCTCAGCAGCCTCAGACTTCACGTCTAGCTCGAGACCTGAGCTGGTCTTCACCTCCAGCTGACAGGCAGTCAGTTCTTCTCTTTGACTCAAAGATCTTACTTTTTCTTGGagcctctgcacctcctcttcatGCTTGAGTCTCAAGCTGCGCTCCTCCTGCAGTGTCTTCTCCATTTCCTTCAGCTTGCTCCTGTCGATGGCGTTGCTGTTCTCCGCCATCCCCCTCATCTCCATTTCCTGCTGGATAAGGTAGTTTGCTTCCTGCAGGCGTTGTTCAAGAGTCGGCTCAGGAGCAGTTGAGTCCGGAGTGTTGGCTGGTTGGGGGACCACCTGGTGATCACCCTCCACCTGCTGGGGTCCTGGAACCTGAAGTCTTGGCTGGGTGGGGACCTCCTGGTGGTCAATCTCCATCTCCTGGGGTCCTGGAACCTGGAGTCTTGGTTGGGTAGGGACCTCCTGGTGGTCAACCTCCATCTCCTGGGGTCCTGGAACCTGGAGTCTTGGCTGGGTAGGGACCTCCTGGTGGTCAACCTCCATCTCCTGGGGTATTGGAACCTGGAGTTTTGGCTGGGAGGGGAGCTCCTTGTCCTCCTTCTGGTTGGTGCTGATGTTAAGCTGGTCCTTAATGAAGGTAGACTCATCCAGGGGCTCAGCTGGAGGCGCTCTGGTGGACAGACTCAAAGATCTGACTTGTTCTTTGAACCTCTGCAACTCCTCTTCATGCTTCAGTCTCAAGCTGCGCTCCTCCTGCAGTGTCTTCTCCATTTCCTTGAGCTTGCTCCTGTCGATGGTGCTGCTGTTCTGCGCCATCCACCGCATCTCCATTTCCTGCTGGATAAGGTAGTTTGCTTCCTGCAGGCGTTGTTCAAGAGTCGGCTCAGGAGCAGTTGAGTCCGGAGTGTTGGCTGGGTGGGGGACCACCTGGTGATCAATCTCCATCTCCTGGGGTCCTGGAACCTGGAGTCTTGGCTGGGTGGAGACCTCCTGGTGGTCAATCTCCATCTCCTGTGGTCCTGGAACCTGGAGTGTTGGCTGGGAGGGGAGCTCCTTGTCCTCCTTCTGGTTGGTGCTGATGTTAAATCCTTTACTTTTCAGAAGCTGCAGTGTCGTCTCCATTTCCTTGAGCTTGTTCCTGTTGATGGCTCCGCTCTTCTCCACCATCCACCTCTTCTCCATTTCCTGCTGGAGGAGGTAGTTTGCTTCCTGCAGGCTTTGTTCAAGAGTCGGTTCAGGTCGTGGTGGTCTTCTTGCCCTCACAGAAGCAGTTGAGTCCGGAGTCTTGGATGGGTTGGGGACCACCTGGTGATCACCCTCCACCTGCTGGGGTCCTGGAACCTGGAGTCTTGGTTGGGTGGGGACCTCCTGGTGGTCAACCTCCATCTCCTGGGTTCCTGGAACCTGGAGTCTTGGCTGGAAGGGGAGCTCCTTGTCCTCCTTCTGGTTGGTGCTGATCTTAAATCCATCATGGGATCTGGCTATTAACCAGTCACAGTGCTTTGATAGAGCCCtgatctctgtgtctgtgatcaGAGCACACATCTCTAGACCGGGGAGTTCCTCCATTTTagtctgctgtgtgttttttttccattactgCTCTTATAGAATCAATCTTTGGgttgttaaatgttttcagaagctgCAGTGTCTTCTCCATTTCCTTGAGCTTGCTCCTGTCGATGGCGTTGCTGTTCTCCGCCATGCACCTCATCTCCATTTCCTGCTGGATAAGGTAGTTTGCTTCCTGCAGGCATTGTTCAAGAGTCGGCTCAGGTCGTGGTGGTCTTCTTGCCCCCACAGGAGCAGTTGAGTCAGGAGTCTTGGCTGGGTGGGGGACCTCCTGGTGGTCAATCTCCATCTCCTGGGGTCCTGGAACCTGGAGTCTTGGCTGGGTGGAGACCTCCTGGTGGTCGACCTCCATCTCCTGGGGTCCTGGAACCTGGAGTCCTGGCTGGGTGGAGACCTCCTGATGGTCAACCTCAATCTCCAGGGGTCCTGGAACCTGGAGTCTTGGCTGGGAGGGGAGCTCCTTGTCCTCCTTCTGGTTGGTGCTGATGTTATATTCATCATGGAGTCTGGCTATTAACTCGTCACAGTGCTTTGACAGAGCATTGATCTCTGTGTCTGCGATCAGAGCACACATCTCTAGACTGGGGAGTTCCATTTTAGTCTGCTGCGTGTGTTTTTCCATTACTGCTCTTATAGAATCAGTCTTTGggttgtaaaatgttttcagtagCCGTTTCCGTCGCTTTTCAACAGTGAATGCTCAGATGTCCCTCTGAAGTGTTCTGcgatgaagtgaagtgaagtgatgtGATGTGTCTGTAGTGAGTTACTATATGACATCACATTCTAAATTCCCAGAGTGGCTTTGAAGTGTTCTGTGATGAAGTGAAGTGTCTGTAGTGAgttatgacatcatcacattctacatTCTCAGAGCGGCTTGGATGTGTGCCAacattctatttttttctttaacagagtttttttttcatatggtcaaaaatgtgaacaaaatggCGCCCCACCATCAACATTCATCACACTCAATTAAAACCTGCTATCAGTCCCACCAGGGCCGGTTtgaggcataggccatataggcggtcgcccaAAGAGCTAGAGCCGGCTCTGAGTCCCAAACTGATTCACAGTTTTAACACAGTCATGTGAAAAAACACAGcaactacattaaattaaagCCAATTATGATTTCTTCAGTGGTGAAATGGAACTCAGGTACATTCTATACAATTTCGAGATACAGTACTTACTTTAGTTTACTTTCTACTTTAtgatacttctactccactacatttcagaggcaaatatgtCCCTtttctccactacatttattttaaagcttttactTTTCAGATTTTACATATATCAAATGatcagtttaaaaaatatgatttactGCAAAAATTCGGCTCCATCTTGacaattatattacattaacaTGCTGCGTATATATGTtaatcatcagtaataataTCACATTTTATATATGATAGATATAACACTGAAAGGTGCTTTTACttcagtacattttgctgatacttttacttcagtaagatGTTGTATGCTGGACCTTTACTTCTATTGGAGTATTTATACTGTGAGTACTTGTTCCACTGCTGGTTTCTGATGTTGTTTAACAAGAAAGTTGTCTTACTTTTCACTTATGATCAGCTGGGAAACTTGTCAAACTGGCTTcaaacacagcaacacaacCATTCTGTGTCTGCTTGTGTTGCCTTTATTTACAGCACATGTTTTATGCTGCATATGTTGTCAGATCAGTGAGGatgttttctccatttgtgTTTTGAACACAGAATGAAATGTAAAGTCATCCAaatgatcattagttgcagcctaaTCTTGCATTTAATTggggatatgtgtgtgtgtgtgtgtgtgtgtgtgtgtgtgtgtgtgtgtgtgtttattgttggAGAGGTCTGATGGAGGAAAGTTGGAGTTTGTTTCTACCACTATCAGGCTTCAGACAACATCATGATCAGGCTGTAGCTCTGCAGACATCAGTAAGATGCTCACAGAGTCAACACAGAAGTGTGTCTTTTTAcagtaaaattatattttgggAAATGATATGCTTACTTGCCTTCTTTCCAAGCGTAAGAGGAGACGATGGAGATCGATCTCTGTGTGTTAGGACTCTAAGAAGAAATGAATCATCAGTATGTTGTTCTCTTCTGTAGGGGTGTGATGAACACTGCATCCTGTAGGGGGCActatctcttcttctcttgtgaAAAGGCTCTGACACACCAATGCTGTATTGCTGTGGTCTGTTCAGTCATGAAGAACTCCAGAGGCCTgcactacgaagcaggatttgcggttatcgaggtaacttcagggttaactctgggtttcGGTACTACAaagctggttcacttcttatcgaggtagatcaccatggtaacttatgctgaacggctaacctgctccggagcaggttatgttccagattagagatcaactcgtatgaaagcaactcctactgaccaatcagagctcagtgcggtgatcGAATGAAAATATCACACACATACCAAGaaatttaagtcataatccagactaaaaacaacacagtttaaactgacaaatacaggaaggacagctgactttatgttgtgggtgtttactcctttgaattatatttttatatatatatatattttttttacttgctctcgagtccgtttcacaccgtcaGAGGGGGGAAGCAAGTGAAAGGATGTAAATACTCATAGACGCCGATTAATAACCATAGGTATAAAGAAGTTTATTCTATTCATCTATTATTCTCGTAAACGCTATTTATATTTAGGCAAGTATACTTTACTTTTgagtattaaattaattaatctgttagtttacacattcacacatccagagttttttctttttccagctgtccttcctgcatttagcagcttcaactgtgttacttttagcctggattaagtgtttaatttcttcgtatttgtctgaTATAGTTTGCTCctcctttgttaaatgtgccgctctgcctgtctgtcagtaGACTTGTTCAcagtctgtgattggtcagatgctgcaaacacctcgTCGtttatgtgaacgcgctcatatccagactgagaaaccctgggttgacttaccgagttgataaccagcttcgtaggacAGTTTAGCAAGATCTCGTTTCTTAGGgtaagtgaagccagataacgagaacataccctgggtatgttgaactcgcttcgtagtacagggcCTCTGTCTGTGTTACCAGGAGGAGGATATGAAGGGGAAGTGTCAGACGGTCAGGTATACACTGATAGTAACACACATTTcaaagtatttttatatttactataCCTGAGTTTCAGTACTGATACTAAAACAATCCTATCTCAATACC encodes:
- the LOC119482362 gene encoding involucrin-like, coding for MEKHTQQTKMELPSLEMCALIADTEINALSKHCDELIARLHDEYNISTNQKEDKELPSQPRLQVPGPLEIEVDHQEVSTQPGLQVPGPQEMEVDHQEVSTQPRLQVPGPQEMEIDHQEVSTQPRLQVPGPQEMEIDHQVVPHPANTPDSTAPEPTLEQRLQEANYLIQQEMEMRWMAQNSSTIDRSKLKEMEKTLQEERSLRLKHEEELQRFKEQVRSLSLSTRAPPAEPLDESTFIKDQLNISTNQKEDKELPSQPKLQVPIPQEMEVDHQEVPTQPRLQVPGPQEMEVDHQEVPTQPRLQVPGPQEMEIDHQEVPTQPRLQVPGPQQVEGDHQVVPQPANTPDSTAPEPTLEQRLQEANYLIQQEMEMRGMAENSNAIDRSKLKEMEKTLQEERSLRLKHEEEVQRLQEKVRSLSQREELTACQLEVKTSSGLELDVKSEAAEDIRDDNAPEKIPETHQRPSLWRRFKKFVTPKHRRQYKN